Proteins co-encoded in one Mycobacterium mantenii genomic window:
- a CDS encoding ABC transporter substrate-binding protein/permease: MSSRVGRHTKRRGKAFGLAATVLMVCGLALGGPVAPAAADWNQCAPAGVESARTLPKDLTENPTTGEDDRDTTASAEPLSAVDVGSLGLGTPGLLTIGTLSDAPPNICINPTGEFSGFDNQLLRAIADKLGLQVRFVSTDFSALLAQVASRRFDVGSAAVKATDARRRTVSFTNGYDFGFYSLVVPPGSAIHKFRDLAAGQRIGVVQGTVEESYVVDVLHLQPVKYPGFATLYASLKSRQIDAWVAPGTLAATVIRPGDPAVVAANTYSPGNFVAYAVAKGNKPLIDALNSGLDAVIADGTWAHLYTQWVPRTVPPGWKPGSKAAPIPKLPDFAAIAKQHRSSAGPPAPKSPLAQLGDSFFDWDMYRQAIPMLFTTGLPNTLILTNSALVIGLAFGMVLAMAGISTRRWLRWPARVYTDIFRGLPEVVIILLIGMGIGPLVSGLTNKNPYPLGIAALGLMAAAYIGEILRSGIQSVDPGQLEASRALGFSYVTAMRLVVVPQGIRRVLPALVNQAIGLLKASALVYFLGLIADQRELFQVGRDLNAQTGSLSPLVAAGLFYLLLTIPLTHLVNYIDTRLRRGRRTAKPEDDADMLATTFGQEIT; this comes from the coding sequence ATGAGTTCGCGCGTGGGCCGGCACACGAAGCGCCGCGGAAAGGCATTCGGCCTGGCCGCGACAGTCCTCATGGTGTGTGGGCTCGCGCTGGGCGGACCGGTCGCACCGGCGGCCGCCGACTGGAATCAATGCGCGCCGGCCGGCGTGGAGAGCGCGAGGACCCTGCCCAAAGATCTGACCGAGAACCCCACGACCGGCGAGGACGACCGCGACACAACGGCATCCGCCGAACCGCTCAGCGCCGTCGACGTCGGCTCCCTGGGCCTCGGCACGCCGGGACTCCTGACCATCGGCACGCTGTCGGACGCCCCGCCCAACATCTGCATCAACCCCACCGGTGAATTCAGCGGCTTCGACAACCAACTGCTGCGCGCCATCGCCGACAAGCTGGGCCTGCAGGTCCGCTTCGTCAGCACCGACTTTTCCGCGCTGCTGGCGCAAGTGGCGTCCCGGCGCTTCGACGTGGGTTCGGCGGCGGTGAAGGCCACCGATGCGCGTCGGCGTACCGTCTCCTTCACCAACGGCTACGACTTCGGCTTCTACTCGCTGGTAGTGCCGCCGGGTTCCGCGATCCACAAATTCCGCGACCTCGCGGCCGGCCAGCGCATCGGCGTCGTGCAAGGCACCGTTGAGGAGTCCTACGTCGTCGACGTATTGCATCTGCAACCCGTGAAGTATCCGGGCTTCGCCACCCTGTACGCCAGCCTCAAGTCCCGCCAAATCGATGCCTGGGTAGCGCCCGGAACCCTGGCGGCGACCGTCATTCGCCCTGGCGATCCCGCGGTGGTCGCCGCGAACACCTACAGCCCAGGCAATTTCGTGGCTTACGCGGTCGCCAAGGGCAACAAGCCGTTGATCGATGCGCTCAATTCCGGGCTGGACGCCGTCATCGCCGACGGCACCTGGGCGCACCTGTACACCCAGTGGGTGCCCCGGACGGTGCCGCCCGGCTGGAAACCCGGCTCCAAGGCCGCGCCCATCCCCAAGTTGCCGGACTTCGCCGCGATCGCGAAGCAACACCGTTCGTCGGCGGGCCCGCCCGCACCGAAATCACCCCTGGCGCAGTTGGGTGACTCCTTCTTCGACTGGGACATGTACCGGCAAGCCATCCCCATGCTGTTCACCACAGGATTGCCCAACACCCTGATCCTGACCAACAGCGCCCTCGTCATCGGCCTGGCGTTCGGAATGGTGCTGGCGATGGCGGGGATCTCCACCCGGCGCTGGTTGCGCTGGCCGGCGCGCGTGTACACCGACATCTTCCGCGGCCTGCCCGAAGTGGTGATCATCTTGCTCATCGGGATGGGCATCGGCCCGTTGGTCAGTGGCCTGACCAACAAGAATCCCTATCCGCTCGGCATCGCCGCACTGGGATTGATGGCCGCCGCCTATATCGGCGAAATCCTGCGCTCCGGAATTCAAAGCGTCGATCCCGGCCAACTGGAAGCGTCCCGGGCGCTCGGCTTCAGCTATGTCACCGCCATGCGGCTGGTGGTGGTACCGCAGGGAATCCGGCGCGTGCTCCCCGCCCTGGTCAATCAGGCGATCGGGCTGTTGAAGGCCTCCGCACTGGTGTACTTCCTGGGCCTGATCGCCGACCAGCGTGAACTGTTCCAGGTCGGGCGAGACCTCAACGCACAGACCGGCAGCTTGTCGCCGTTGGTGGCCGCCGGCCTCTTCTACCTGCTACTGACCATCCCGCTAACACATTTGGTCAACTACATCGACACCCGCCTGCGCCGCGGCCGCCGCACCGCCAAGCCCGAGGACGACGCCGACATGTTGGCGACGACGTTCGGCCAGGAAATCACGTGA
- a CDS encoding GntR family transcriptional regulator, producing the protein MPKKYGVKEKDLVVSHILHLLLTGKLRSGDRVDRNEIALGLGVSRVPIQEALVQLEHDGIVSTRYHRGAFVERFDEATVLEHHELDGLLNGIASARAATNPTPRILGQLDTLMRSLRTAKDSRAFTDLAAEYRRTVNDEYAGPRLHATIRASHNLIPRVFWTTYQNGRDDMLPFYEDETSAIHRRDPEAARAACVDRSYLMAQTMLAELFRRRVFTPPDDISRVVPGPLQVIPDADTICGEASLAL; encoded by the coding sequence ATGCCGAAGAAATACGGGGTCAAAGAAAAGGACCTGGTTGTTTCGCACATCCTCCACCTGTTGTTGACCGGGAAGCTGCGCAGCGGGGACCGCGTCGACCGCAACGAAATCGCGCTGGGCTTGGGTGTGAGCCGGGTGCCTATTCAAGAGGCACTGGTCCAACTCGAACACGACGGCATCGTCTCCACGCGTTACCACCGCGGCGCCTTCGTCGAGCGGTTCGACGAGGCCACCGTCCTCGAGCATCACGAGCTCGACGGCCTGCTCAACGGGATTGCGTCCGCACGCGCGGCAACCAATCCCACGCCGCGAATCCTGGGACAGCTCGATACGCTCATGCGCTCGCTGCGCACCGCCAAGGATTCGCGCGCCTTCACCGACCTCGCGGCCGAATATCGGCGCACCGTCAATGACGAGTACGCCGGACCGCGGCTGCATGCCACCATCCGCGCCTCGCATAACCTCATCCCCCGCGTCTTCTGGACGACCTATCAGAACGGGCGCGACGACATGCTGCCGTTCTACGAAGACGAGACCTCGGCAATACACCGGCGCGACCCGGAGGCCGCGCGGGCGGCGTGCGTCGACCGCTCCTACCTGATGGCCCAGACCATGCTTGCCGAACTGTTCCGGCGGCGGGTCTTCACCCCGCCCGACGACATCAGCCGGGTCGTTCCCGGTCCGCTGCAGGTAATCCCCGACGCGGACACCATCTGCGGCGAAGCATCGCTGGCGCTGTGA
- a CDS encoding LLM class F420-dependent oxidoreductase — MTSADRPVRIGVQLQPQHAPEYSQIRDAVRRCEDIGVDIAFNWDHFFPLYGDPNGAHFECWTMLGAWAEQTSRIQIGALVTCNSYRNPELLADMARTVDHISDGRLILGIGSGWKQKDYDEYGYEFGTVGTRLDDLAAALPRIQARLAKLNPAPTRDIPILIGGKGPRKTLRMVAEYGDIWHGFTTVETYPAAAAVLEEHCAAVGRDPSTIERSAGVENNSGVRRGEGTDGLIANAEGLTALGVTLLTVGVNGPDYDLTAAEALCKWRDSR, encoded by the coding sequence ATGACTTCTGCTGACCGTCCCGTTCGAATCGGCGTGCAACTGCAGCCTCAGCACGCCCCCGAGTACAGCCAGATCCGCGACGCCGTGCGCCGCTGCGAAGACATCGGCGTCGACATCGCCTTCAACTGGGACCACTTCTTCCCGCTCTACGGCGATCCCAACGGCGCGCATTTCGAATGCTGGACCATGCTCGGAGCCTGGGCCGAGCAGACATCGCGCATTCAGATCGGCGCGCTGGTGACGTGCAACTCCTACCGCAACCCGGAGCTGCTGGCCGATATGGCCCGCACCGTCGACCACATTTCCGACGGCCGACTCATCCTGGGCATCGGGTCGGGTTGGAAACAGAAGGACTACGACGAGTACGGCTATGAATTCGGTACCGTCGGCACCCGCCTGGACGACCTGGCGGCCGCGCTGCCCCGAATCCAAGCTCGGCTGGCCAAACTGAACCCAGCCCCCACCCGCGACATCCCGATCCTCATCGGCGGCAAGGGCCCGCGGAAAACACTGCGTATGGTCGCCGAATACGGCGACATCTGGCACGGCTTCACCACCGTCGAGACCTATCCGGCCGCGGCGGCCGTGCTGGAAGAACATTGCGCCGCCGTCGGGCGCGACCCGTCCACCATCGAGAGGTCGGCCGGCGTCGAAAACAACAGCGGAGTTCGCCGCGGTGAGGGAACCGACGGATTGATCGCCAATGCCGAAGGCCTGACCGCGCTGGGTGTGACGCTGCTGACCGTGGGTGTCAATGGTCCGGACTACGACCTGACCGCGGCCGAAGCACTATGCAAGTGGCGCGATAGCCGTTAA
- a CDS encoding alpha/beta fold hydrolase has product MTDISEDELAGLSEFSLLYENAEQAGVSGPLPDAERVESGTGEAKISALRWGGSAPPRIVFVHGGGQNAHTWDTIIVGIGEPALAVDLPGHGHSTWREDGDYSPQHNADTLLPILREHAASADLVVGMSLGGLTAIRLGAVAPELVNELVLIDVTPSALQRHSEMTKEQQGTVALMHGEREFPSFQAMLDLTVAAAPHREVKALRRGVFHNSRKLDNGNWTWRYDAIRTFPDFAGLWDDVDALSAPVTLVRGGSSGFVSDEDAAELGRRAKHFRSAHVVENSGHSVQSDQPRALIDILRGVLDAC; this is encoded by the coding sequence GTGACCGACATCTCCGAAGACGAACTGGCCGGGCTGTCCGAATTCTCGCTGCTGTACGAAAACGCCGAGCAGGCCGGGGTGTCCGGCCCACTGCCCGACGCCGAACGCGTCGAGTCCGGCACGGGCGAAGCCAAGATCAGCGCCTTGCGCTGGGGCGGCAGCGCCCCCCCGCGGATCGTGTTCGTCCACGGCGGCGGGCAGAATGCGCACACCTGGGACACCATCATCGTCGGCATCGGTGAGCCCGCGCTGGCGGTCGACCTTCCCGGCCACGGCCACTCCACCTGGCGCGAGGACGGCGACTACTCGCCGCAGCACAACGCCGACACCTTGCTACCGATCCTGCGCGAACACGCCGCGTCGGCCGACCTCGTCGTCGGCATGTCGTTGGGCGGACTGACCGCGATCCGGCTGGGTGCGGTGGCCCCCGAGCTGGTCAACGAACTCGTGCTGATCGACGTCACCCCGTCGGCGCTGCAACGGCATTCCGAGATGACCAAAGAGCAGCAGGGCACGGTGGCGCTGATGCACGGGGAACGCGAATTCCCCAGCTTCCAGGCCATGCTCGACTTGACGGTCGCCGCCGCGCCGCACCGCGAGGTGAAGGCACTGCGCCGCGGCGTATTCCACAACTCGCGCAAGCTGGACAACGGCAACTGGACGTGGCGCTACGACGCCATCCGCACCTTCCCCGACTTCGCCGGCCTGTGGGACGACGTCGACGCACTGTCCGCCCCCGTGACCCTGGTGCGCGGTGGCTCATCGGGCTTCGTCAGCGACGAGGACGCCGCCGAACTCGGCCGCCGCGCAAAGCATTTCCGCTCCGCGCACGTCGTGGAGAATTCGGGCCATTCCGTGCAAAGCGACCAGCCCCGCGCGCTGATCGACATTCTGCGTGGGGTGCTCGACGCGTGCTGA
- a CDS encoding DUF1214 domain-containing protein → MGFGDGFDDAALQSAWTEFCAQLQRAGERVFKDANPAAASQRVDAYRFLTQNLGQAFDLALETRDTSYPALHTFCGPTRKLGGDSADFTYQQAWIDGHSTYRLTGTRGTSRFFNVTVQGRRTPGPGVLHEPFGDTPQANLLGHQLDIGEDGEFELYIGGPERGPNWLPTTPESRKLFIRQGFDRWEESPARLRIERTDMASAKPLPTPADMIAAMGWAGDFVTGLMNDWPEFPFTYGGVDAERPNTFPRVGATDADNKRGRAAANMYWELAADEALIVEFDAHDGLWMFTNMGVFFNSMDYLYRPVSYTPGRTKIDRDGRIRLVMAHRDPGVHNWLDTQGFERGNLTYRHMLEGYPVPLDTRVVKHDDVLGALPEETAMVSAPERTAAMWDRFHGIRRRYIL, encoded by the coding sequence ATGGGATTCGGCGACGGCTTCGACGACGCGGCGCTGCAATCGGCCTGGACCGAATTCTGTGCCCAACTGCAGCGCGCGGGCGAGCGGGTCTTCAAAGACGCCAACCCCGCCGCCGCATCGCAACGCGTTGACGCGTACCGGTTCCTGACCCAGAACCTCGGCCAGGCCTTCGATCTGGCCCTCGAAACCCGCGACACCAGCTACCCGGCGCTGCACACCTTCTGCGGTCCGACCCGCAAGCTCGGCGGGGACTCCGCCGACTTCACCTATCAACAAGCCTGGATCGACGGGCACTCGACCTACCGGCTCACCGGCACCCGCGGCACCTCGCGCTTCTTCAACGTCACCGTGCAGGGCCGACGCACGCCCGGCCCGGGCGTTTTGCACGAGCCGTTCGGCGACACCCCACAGGCCAACCTGCTCGGCCATCAACTCGATATCGGCGAGGACGGGGAATTCGAGCTTTACATCGGAGGACCCGAGCGCGGCCCCAATTGGCTGCCCACCACACCGGAGTCACGAAAACTGTTCATCCGCCAGGGGTTTGACCGCTGGGAAGAGTCGCCGGCGCGGCTGCGCATCGAACGCACCGACATGGCCTCGGCCAAGCCGTTGCCCACCCCCGCCGACATGATCGCGGCGATGGGCTGGGCCGGTGATTTCGTCACCGGTCTGATGAACGATTGGCCCGAATTCCCGTTCACCTACGGAGGCGTCGACGCCGAGCGCCCTAACACGTTCCCGCGCGTCGGCGCCACCGATGCCGACAACAAACGCGGCCGGGCCGCCGCCAACATGTATTGGGAGCTGGCGGCCGACGAGGCGCTGATCGTCGAATTCGACGCGCACGACGGGCTGTGGATGTTCACCAACATGGGCGTCTTCTTCAACAGCATGGACTACCTGTATCGCCCGGTGAGCTACACACCGGGCCGCACCAAGATCGACCGCGACGGCCGCATCCGCCTGGTTATGGCTCACCGTGATCCCGGCGTGCACAACTGGCTGGACACCCAGGGTTTCGAACGCGGCAACCTCACCTACCGGCACATGCTCGAAGGCTACCCCGTCCCGCTCGACACCCGGGTGGTCAAACACGACGACGTGCTCGGCGCCCTGCCCGAGGAAACCGCCATGGTGAGCGCACCCGAGCGAACCGCCGCGATGTGGGACCGCTTCCACGGCATTCGCCGCCGCTACATTCTGTAG
- a CDS encoding sugar phosphate isomerase/epimerase family protein has protein sequence MTGVHERLSVHNVTFYGEPLAELEEHWAALGVSRLSILDSQLLDPELPKLLRRNGYTVEAVCHIFGGGRLDTGAPAARDALLPVIDAAATVGARVVYMLTGGRGALSWPQAADRFSAMIAPCVEHAERAGVALAIENASSLYADIHIAHTLRDTITLAEMSGLGVCIELFHCWAEGDVEAMVQRALPRTELIQLSDYVLGDRALPGRAVPGDGAIPLEAFVAQALAGGYAHGFDLELIGPRIEAEGRLQSARRACDVVGAMLNRLVA, from the coding sequence ATGACGGGCGTACACGAGCGGCTGTCGGTGCACAACGTCACGTTCTACGGCGAACCGCTGGCCGAGCTCGAGGAACACTGGGCGGCGCTCGGCGTGTCCCGGTTGAGCATCCTGGACAGCCAGCTACTCGATCCGGAACTTCCAAAGCTGTTGCGGCGCAATGGCTATACCGTTGAAGCAGTCTGCCACATCTTCGGCGGAGGCCGGCTGGACACCGGCGCACCCGCGGCGCGCGACGCCCTGCTGCCGGTGATCGACGCCGCGGCCACGGTCGGCGCGCGCGTGGTCTATATGTTGACCGGCGGGCGAGGCGCACTGAGCTGGCCGCAGGCGGCCGATCGCTTCAGCGCGATGATCGCGCCCTGCGTCGAGCACGCGGAGCGGGCGGGCGTGGCGCTGGCGATCGAGAACGCCTCGAGCCTCTACGCCGACATTCATATCGCCCATACCCTGCGCGATACCATCACGCTGGCCGAAATGAGCGGGCTTGGCGTCTGCATCGAGCTGTTCCACTGCTGGGCGGAGGGCGATGTCGAAGCGATGGTGCAGCGGGCATTGCCTCGAACCGAGCTCATTCAGCTCAGCGATTACGTGTTGGGTGACCGGGCGCTCCCGGGTCGCGCGGTGCCGGGTGACGGCGCGATCCCACTCGAAGCGTTCGTCGCCCAGGCGCTGGCCGGCGGCTACGCTCACGGATTCGACCTGGAATTGATCGGACCCCGCATCGAGGCGGAGGGCCGCCTGCAATCCGCGCGGCGCGCCTGCGACGTGGTGGGAGCCATGCTGAACAGATTGGTTGCGTGA